The genomic interval GTGTAACCTTCTTCTTTATCTTGTCCGGATTTTTGATCTATTGGTCAAATAGCCAGCTCAAGGGCATGAAGAATGTGCTGTATTACTGCAAGCGCCGCATCACCAAGATTTATCCCATGCACTTGATTGCGTTGGCGATGTTTATTGTGGCGTCGGCGAAGTTCACGACTACAGGCATTACCTGGGTGCTGGATTTTGCGCGAGTAGAGCTGTGGCTGCCGAATGCGCTGCTCATCCACACGTGGAATCCTGATTGGGTGACGCTGGGTGGATTGAATGTACCATCGTGGTCGCTGGGCGCGGAAATGCTGTTCTACCTGACGTTCCCGCTGTTTATTCCGTTAGTGCGCAAAGTGAAGGGCGTGGGCAACTGGTGGGCATTTGGCATCACCTTTGCCGTGAGCCTGGCGCTGATTACAGTGATTCACTTTTATGCGGACGGACCAAAGGGGATTGAGAACTTCTTTGTTCCTCGCCTGTGGGACACCAATGTGTCACCGGTCGCGGAAGTTCACGCCGATCCAGTGTGGTTTATGCAGGAAGAAATTCCCGTGCTGGAATCTTACTGGCTGTCTTACTACTTCCCGCTGACCAGACTCATCGAGTTCTACCTCGGTGTGTTTGGCGCGAAGCTGGTTGCTGAAGGCATGTTTAAAAACACCAACATCACCATCCCGCTGATCGCACTGGCTGTTTCTTTTGTTGCTACTTGGTTTGTGCCACTGGCATTCAAGATGTCTGTCATCATGTCCCTGCCAATGGCTTTTGTTGTGGCAACGCTTGCGGTGAGAGACATTGAAGGCAAGAGTGGGGAAATCGCCTCGCCTCGCGCAGTTTTGTTGGGTAATATTTCCTTTGCCTTCTACATGGTGCAATTCCCCGTCATGGTGTTTGTGCAGCGCTATTTCATTGCTGGCAAAGAATACGGCTTCCTTGGCTGGGCATTCTATGCAGTGGTGTGTTTCATCGTGTCGGTCATTCTCGCGTGGGTGCTGTTTACCTTCGTTGATGATCCTTTGATGAAGGCCACGGCGCGCAAGAAGGGGAGTAGGCGCTTGAAGCAGTCCAATATTTTGGTCCGTGACCTGAAAGTTCTCTTCGGCAAAAGCCCCGAAAAGCCGTTAAAAGTTGAGACTCGCGCTGAGAATCTCACAGAAAACTCCGAAGCTCCCGCTAAGGTAGCTACCGGAATCAAATCTTAGGGAAGGAAAACATATGGCTATTTACCGTAAGCTTGCGGCTTCCGCTGCAGCACTGGCCCTGTCCGCATCACTGGTCGCTTGTGGCGACTCTGAGGACACCACCGAAGAAACCTCAACCACCTCTTCTTCGACCACTTCCAGCTCCTCCAGCAGCTCTAGCTCCAGCACCGCGGCTACTTCCGAGGAATCTTCCGCAGTTGAAGAGCCAGCAGTGGAAGCTCCTGTGGAAGAGGCTCCAGTCGAGGCACCTGTTGAGCAGGCACCTGTCGTGGAGCAAGCTCCAGTTGAGCAGGCTCCGGCACCGGTTCAGGAAGCACCTGCACCAGTCGAGCAGGCTCCAGCTCCAGTTCAGGAAGCACCTGCAGCTGACGCGCCACCTGCACTTCCAGGTGGTGGCGGCGGACACGCTGGCTACTAAAAATTCATGCTTTTACCCACTT from Corynebacterium glutamicum ATCC 13032 carries:
- a CDS encoding acyltransferase family protein — encoded protein: MTSKSISGKRPNLPSLTGARWLAALAVYFLHALVFLSVYPFQQSELFATIHKFVPMQLGSAGVTFFFILSGFLIYWSNSQLKGMKNVLYYCKRRITKIYPMHLIALAMFIVASAKFTTTGITWVLDFARVELWLPNALLIHTWNPDWVTLGGLNVPSWSLGAEMLFYLTFPLFIPLVRKVKGVGNWWAFGITFAVSLALITVIHFYADGPKGIENFFVPRLWDTNVSPVAEVHADPVWFMQEEIPVLESYWLSYYFPLTRLIEFYLGVFGAKLVAEGMFKNTNITIPLIALAVSFVATWFVPLAFKMSVIMSLPMAFVVATLAVRDIEGKSGEIASPRAVLLGNISFAFYMVQFPVMVFVQRYFIAGKEYGFLGWAFYAVVCFIVSVILAWVLFTFVDDPLMKATARKKGSRRLKQSNILVRDLKVLFGKSPEKPLKVETRAENLTENSEAPAKVATGIKS